A window from Panicum virgatum chloroplast, complete genome encodes these proteins:
- the atpF gene encoding ATP synthase CF0 subunit I: MKNVTHSFVFLAHWPFAGSFGLNTDILATNLINLTVVVGVLIFFGKGVCASCLLKDLLDNRKQRILSTIRNSEELRRGTLEQLEKARIRLQKVELEADEYRMNGYSEIEREKANLINATSISLEQLEKSKNETLFFEKQRAMNQVRQRVFQQAVQGALGTLNSCLNTELHFRTIRANIGILGAIEWKR, translated from the exons ATGAAAAATGTAACCCATTCTTTCGTTTTTTTAGCTCACTGGCCATTCGCTGGGAGTTTCGGGCTTAATACCGATATTTTAGCAACAAATCTAATAAATCTAACTGTAGTGGTTGGTGTATTGATTTTTTTTGGAAAGGGAGTGTGTGCGAGTTGTCTA TTAAAAGATTTATTAGATAATCGAAAACAGAGGATCTTAAGTACTATTCGAAATTCGGAAGAATTGCGTAGAGGGACCCTTGAACAACTCGAAAAAGCTCGGATTCGATTACAGAAAGTCGAACTAGAAGCAGATGAGTATCGAATGAATGGATACTCTGAAATAGAACGAGAGAAAGCAAATTTGATTAATGCTACTTCTATTAGTTTGGAACAATTAGAAAAGTCTAAAAACGAAACCCTTTTTTTTGAAAAACAAAGGGCCATGAATCAGGTTCGACAACGGGTTTTCCAACAAGCCGTACAAGGAGCTCTAGGAACTCTGAATAGTTGTTTGAATACCGAGTTACATTTCCGTACGATTCGTGCTAATATTGGCATTCTCGGGGCCATAGAATGGAAGAGATAA
- the atpH gene encoding ATP synthase CF0 subunit III: MNPLIAAASVIAAGLAVGLASIGPGVGQGTAAGQAVEGIARQPEAEGKIRGTLLLSLAFMEALTIYGLVVALALLFANPFV, translated from the coding sequence ATGAATCCACTAATTGCTGCTGCTTCCGTTATTGCTGCTGGATTGGCCGTAGGGCTTGCTTCTATTGGGCCCGGAGTTGGTCAAGGTACTGCTGCAGGACAAGCTGTAGAAGGTATTGCGAGACAGCCAGAAGCAGAAGGTAAAATACGAGGTACTTTATTGCTTAGTCTAGCTTTTATGGAAGCTTTAACAATTTATGGACTGGTTGTGGCACTAGCGCTTTTATTTGCGAACCCTTTTGTTTAA
- the rps14 gene encoding ribosomal protein S14 has protein sequence MAKKSLIQREKKRQKLEKKYHLIRGSSKKKIRSKVSPLSLSEKTKMQEKLQSLPRNSAPTRLHRRCFLTGRPRANYRDFGLSGHILREMVYACLLPGATRSSW, from the coding sequence ATGGCAAAAAAAAGTTTGATTCAGAGGGAGAAGAAGCGGCAGAAATTAGAAAAAAAATATCATTTGATTCGTGGATCCTCAAAAAAAAAGATAAGAAGCAAAGTTTCCCCTTTGAGTTTGAGCGAAAAAACAAAAATGCAAGAAAAATTGCAATCCCTACCACGTAATAGTGCACCTACACGCCTTCATCGACGTTGTTTTTTAACCGGAAGACCTAGAGCTAACTATCGAGACTTTGGGCTATCCGGACACATACTTCGAGAAATGGTTTATGCATGTTTGTTACCGGGTGCAACAAGATCTAGTTGGTAA
- the psaB gene encoding photosystem I P700 apoprotein A2 gives MELRFPRFSQGLAQDPTTRRIWFGIATAHDFESHDDITEERLYQNIFASHFGQLAIIFLWTSGNLFHVAWQGNFESWIQDPLHVRPIAHAIWDPHFGQPAVEAFTRGGAAGPVNIAYSGVYQWWYTIGLRTNEDLYTGALFLLFLSTLSLIGGWLHLQPKWKPSLSWFKNAESRLNHHLSGLFGVSSLAWTGHLVHVAIPGSRGEYVRWNNFLDVLPYPQGLGPLLTGQWNLYAQNPDSSNHLFGTTQGAGTAILTLLGGFHPQTQSLWLTDIAHHHLAIAFIFLIAGHMYRTNFGIGHSIKDLLEAHTPPGGRLGRGHKGLYDTINNSIHFQLGLALASLGVITSLVAQHMYSLPAYAFIAQDFTTQAALYTHHQYIAGFIMTGAFAHGAIFFIRDYNPEQNEDNVLARMLDHKEAIISHLSWASLFLGFHTLGLYVHNDVMLAFGTPEKQILIEPIFAQWIQSAHGKTTYGFDILLSSTNGPAFNAGRSIWLPGWLNAVNENSNSLFLTIGPGDFLVHHAIALGLHTTTLILVKGALDARGSKLMPDKKDFGYSFPCDGPGRGGTCDISAWDAFYLAVFWMLNTIGWVTFYWHWKHITLWQGNVSQFNESSTYLMGWLRDYLWLNSSQLINGYNPFGMNSLSVWAWMFLFGHLVWATGFMFLISWRGYWQELIETLAWAHERTPLANLIRWRDKPVALSIVQARLVGLAHFSVGYIFTYAAFLIASTSGKFG, from the coding sequence ATGGAATTAAGATTTCCCAGGTTTAGCCAAGGCTTAGCTCAGGACCCCACTACTCGTCGTATTTGGTTTGGTATTGCTACCGCACATGATTTCGAAAGTCATGATGATATTACTGAGGAACGTCTTTATCAGAACATTTTTGCTTCTCACTTTGGGCAGTTAGCAATAATCTTTCTATGGACGTCCGGAAATCTGTTTCATGTAGCTTGGCAAGGAAATTTTGAATCATGGATACAGGATCCTTTACACGTAAGACCTATTGCTCATGCCATTTGGGATCCTCATTTTGGTCAACCCGCGGTGGAAGCCTTTACTCGAGGAGGTGCTGCCGGTCCAGTAAATATTGCTTATTCTGGGGTTTATCAGTGGTGGTATACAATTGGATTGCGCACCAATGAAGATCTTTATACTGGAGCTCTTTTTCTATTATTTCTTTCTACGCTATCTTTAATAGGGGGTTGGTTACATCTACAACCCAAATGGAAGCCAAGCCTTTCGTGGTTCAAAAATGCGGAATCTCGTCTCAATCATCATTTGTCAGGACTTTTCGGAGTAAGTTCTTTGGCTTGGACAGGACATTTAGTTCATGTTGCTATTCCTGGATCCAGGGGGGAGTACGTTCGATGGAATAATTTCTTAGATGTATTACCTTATCCCCAGGGGTTGGGTCCCCTTCTGACGGGTCAGTGGAATCTTTATGCCCAAAATCCTGATTCGAGTAATCATTTATTTGGTACCACTCAAGGAGCGGGAACTGCCATTCTGACCCTTCTTGGGGGATTCCATCCACAAACACAAAGTTTGTGGCTGACCGATATTGCTCATCATCATTTAGCTATTGCATTTATTTTTCTCATTGCCGGTCATATGTATCGAACTAACTTCGGAATTGGGCACAGTATAAAAGATCTTTTAGAAGCACATACTCCTCCGGGAGGTCGATTAGGACGTGGGCATAAAGGCCTTTATGATACAATTAATAATTCGATTCATTTTCAATTAGGTCTTGCTTTAGCTTCCTTAGGGGTTATTACTTCCTTAGTAGCTCAACATATGTACTCTTTACCTGCTTATGCATTCATAGCACAAGACTTTACTACTCAAGCTGCTTTATATACTCATCACCAATACATTGCAGGGTTCATCATGACAGGGGCTTTTGCTCATGGAGCTATTTTTTTCATTAGGGATTACAATCCGGAACAGAATGAAGATAATGTATTGGCAAGGATGTTAGACCATAAAGAAGCTATCATATCTCATTTAAGTTGGGCTAGCCTCTTCCTAGGATTCCATACCTTAGGCCTTTATGTTCATAACGACGTCATGCTTGCTTTTGGTACTCCAGAAAAGCAAATCTTGATCGAACCTATATTTGCCCAATGGATACAATCTGCTCATGGTAAGACGACATATGGGTTCGATATACTCTTATCTTCAACGAATGGCCCTGCTTTCAATGCAGGTCGAAGCATATGGTTGCCCGGATGGTTGAATGCTGTTAATGAGAATAGTAATTCGCTTTTCTTAACAATAGGACCCGGAGATTTCTTGGTTCACCATGCTATTGCTCTAGGTTTGCATACAACTACATTGATTTTAGTAAAGGGTGCTTTAGATGCACGCGGTTCCAAATTAATGCCGGATAAAAAAGATTTCGGATATAGTTTTCCTTGCGACGGCCCAGGGCGCGGTGGTACTTGTGATATTTCTGCTTGGGACGCGTTTTATTTGGCAGTTTTCTGGATGTTAAATACCATTGGATGGGTTACTTTTTATTGGCATTGGAAACACATCACATTATGGCAGGGCAACGTTTCACAATTTAATGAATCCTCCACTTATTTGATGGGATGGTTAAGAGATTACCTATGGTTAAACTCTTCACAACTTATCAATGGATATAATCCTTTTGGGATGAATAGTTTATCAGTATGGGCTTGGATGTTCTTATTTGGACATCTTGTTTGGGCTACTGGATTTATGTTCTTAATTTCCTGGCGTGGATATTGGCAGGAATTAATTGAGACTTTAGCATGGGCTCATGAACGCACACCTTTGGCTAATTTAATTCGCTGGAGAGATAAGCCCGTGGCTCTTTCCATTGTGCAAGCAAGATTGGTTGGATTAGCCCACTTTTCCGTGGGTTATATATTCACTTATGCAGCTTTCTTGATTGCCTCAACATCAGGCAAGTTTGGTTAA
- the atpA gene encoding ATP synthase CF1 alpha subunit, which yields MATLRVDEINKILRERIEQYNRKVGIENIGRVVQVGDGIARIIGLGEIMSGELVEFAEGTRGIALNLESKNVGIVLMGDGLMIQEGSFVKATGRIAQIPVSEAYLGRVINALAKPIDGRGEIVASESRLIESPAPGIISRRSVYEPLQTGLIAIDSMIPIGRGQRELIIGDRQTGKTAVATDTILNQKGQDVICVYVAIGQRASSVAQVVTTFHEEGAMEYTIVVAEMADSPATLQYLAPYTGAALAEYFMYRERHTLIIYDDLSKQAQAYRQMSLLLRRPPGREAYPGDVFYLHSRLLERAAKLNSLLGEGSMTALPIVETQSGDVSAYIPTNVISITDGQIFLSADLFNAGIRPAINVGISVSRVGSAAQIKAMKQVAGKSKLELAQFAELQAFAQFASALDKTSQNQLARGRRLRELLKQSQSNPLPVEEQVATIYTGTRGYLDSLEIEQVKKFLDELRKHLKDTKPQFQEIISSSKTFTEQAETLLKEAIQEQLERFSLQEQT from the coding sequence ATGGCAACCCTTCGAGTCGACGAAATTAATAAAATTCTCCGCGAACGTATTGAACAATATAATAGGAAAGTAGGGATTGAGAATATCGGTCGCGTAGTTCAAGTGGGGGATGGGATTGCTCGTATTATAGGTCTTGGTGAAATAATGTCAGGTGAATTAGTTGAATTTGCAGAAGGGACGAGAGGTATTGCTCTGAATTTGGAATCAAAAAATGTTGGAATTGTATTAATGGGCGATGGGTTGATGATACAAGAGGGAAGTTTTGTAAAAGCAACAGGAAGAATTGCTCAGATACCCGTGAGCGAGGCTTACTTGGGTCGTGTTATAAATGCTCTCGCTAAACCTATTGATGGGAGAGGCGAAATTGTTGCTTCGGAATCTCGCTTAATTGAATCTCCTGCTCCGGGTATAATTTCTAGGCGTTCCGTATATGAACCCCTTCAAACAGGGCTTATTGCTATCGATTCAATGATCCCCATAGGGCGCGGCCAGCGAGAGTTAATTATTGGGGACAGACAGACTGGCAAAACAGCAGTAGCCACAGATACAATTCTCAATCAAAAAGGGCAAGATGTAATATGTGTTTATGTAGCTATCGGTCAAAGAGCATCCTCCGTGGCTCAAGTGGTAACTACTTTCCACGAAGAGGGGGCCATGGAATACACTATTGTAGTAGCTGAAATGGCGGATTCACCCGCTACATTACAATATCTCGCTCCTTATACGGGAGCAGCCCTGGCTGAGTATTTTATGTACCGCGAACGGCATACCTTAATAATTTATGATGATCTCTCCAAACAGGCACAAGCTTATCGCCAAATGTCCCTTCTATTAAGAAGACCCCCCGGCCGCGAAGCTTATCCAGGGGATGTTTTTTATTTGCATTCACGCCTTTTAGAAAGAGCCGCTAAATTAAATTCTCTTTTAGGCGAAGGGAGTATGACCGCTTTACCAATAGTGGAGACTCAATCTGGAGACGTTTCCGCCTATATTCCTACGAATGTAATCTCAATTACAGATGGACAAATATTCTTATCCGCGGATCTATTCAATGCCGGAATTCGACCTGCTATTAATGTGGGTATTTCTGTTTCCAGAGTAGGATCCGCAGCTCAAATTAAAGCCATGAAACAAGTAGCTGGCAAATCAAAATTGGAATTAGCTCAATTCGCGGAGTTACAAGCCTTTGCACAATTCGCCTCTGCTCTCGATAAAACAAGTCAGAATCAATTGGCAAGGGGTCGACGATTACGGGAATTGCTTAAACAATCCCAATCAAACCCTCTCCCAGTGGAAGAGCAAGTAGCTACCATTTATACCGGAACGAGAGGATATCTTGATTCGTTAGAAATTGAACAGGTAAAGAAATTTCTGGATGAGTTACGTAAACACCTAAAAGATACTAAACCTCAATTCCAAGAAATTATATCTTCTAGCAAGACATTCACCGAGCAAGCAGAAACCCTTTTGAAGGAAGCTATTCAGGAACAGCTTGAACGGTTTTCCCTTCAGGAACAAACATAA
- the atpI gene encoding ATP synthase CF0 subunit IV, with product MNITPCSIKTLKGLYDISGVEVGQHFYWQIGGFQIHAQVLITSWVVITILLGSVIIAVRNPQTIPTDGQNFFEYVLEFIRDLSKTQIGEEYGPWVPFIGTMFLFIFVSNWSGALLPWKIIELPHGELAAPTNDINTTVALALLTSAAYFYAGLSKKGLSYFEKYIKPTPILLPINILEDFTKPLSLSFRLFGNILADELVVVVLVSLVPLVVPIPVMFLGLFTSGIQALIFATLAAAYIGESMEGHH from the coding sequence ATGAATATTACACCATGTTCCATTAAAACACTCAAGGGGTTATATGATATATCGGGTGTAGAAGTAGGCCAACACTTCTATTGGCAAATAGGAGGTTTTCAAATTCATGCCCAAGTACTCATCACTTCTTGGGTCGTAATTACTATTTTGCTAGGTTCAGTTATCATAGCTGTTCGGAATCCACAAACCATCCCGACCGACGGTCAGAATTTTTTCGAATATGTCCTTGAGTTTATTCGAGACTTGAGCAAAACTCAGATTGGAGAAGAATATGGTCCCTGGGTTCCCTTTATTGGAACTATGTTCCTTTTTATTTTTGTTTCGAATTGGTCAGGTGCTCTTTTACCTTGGAAAATTATAGAGTTACCTCACGGGGAATTAGCAGCGCCCACGAATGATATAAATACTACTGTTGCTTTAGCTTTACTAACATCAGCGGCATATTTTTATGCGGGTCTTAGCAAAAAAGGATTGAGTTATTTCGAGAAATATATTAAACCAACCCCAATCCTTTTACCCATTAACATCCTAGAAGATTTCACAAAACCATTATCGCTTAGTTTTCGACTTTTCGGAAATATATTGGCAGATGAATTAGTCGTTGTTGTTCTTGTTTCTTTAGTCCCCTTAGTAGTCCCTATACCGGTCATGTTTCTTGGATTATTTACAAGCGGTATTCAAGCTCTTATTTTTGCAACGTTAGCCGCAGCCTATATAGGTGAATCCATGGAAGGCCATCATTGA
- the rps4 gene encoding ribosomal protein S4: protein MSRYRGPRLKKIRRLGALPGLTRKTPKSGSNQKKKFHSGKKEQYRIRLQEKQKLRFHYGLTERQLLRYVHIAGKAKRSTGQVLLQLLEMRLDNILFRLGMASTIPGARQLVNHRHILVNGRIVDIPSFRCKPRDIITTKDNQRSKRLVQNSIASSDPGKLPKHLTVDTLQYKGLVKKILDRKWVGLKVNELLVVEYYSRQT from the coding sequence ATGTCCCGTTATCGAGGGCCTCGTTTAAAAAAAATACGCCGTCTGGGAGCTTTACCAGGACTCACTAGAAAAACGCCTAAATCCGGAAGTAATCAGAAAAAGAAATTCCATTCTGGGAAAAAAGAGCAATATCGTATTCGTCTTCAAGAAAAACAGAAATTGCGTTTTCATTATGGTCTGACAGAACGCCAATTACTTAGATATGTACATATCGCTGGAAAAGCAAAAAGATCCACAGGTCAGGTTTTACTACAATTACTTGAAATGCGTTTGGATAATATACTTTTTCGATTGGGTATGGCTTCAACCATTCCTGGGGCCCGGCAATTAGTTAACCATAGACATATTTTAGTTAATGGTCGTATAGTTGATATACCAAGTTTTCGTTGCAAACCCCGAGATATTATTACTACGAAGGATAACCAACGATCAAAACGTCTGGTTCAAAATTCTATTGCTTCATCCGATCCAGGCAAATTGCCAAAGCATTTGACGGTTGACACATTGCAATATAAAGGACTAGTAAAAAAAATTCTAGATAGGAAGTGGGTCGGTCTCAAAGTAAATGAGTTGTTAGTTGTAGAATATTACTCTCGCCAGACTTGA
- the ycf3 gene encoding hypothetical chloroplast RF34 — protein sequence MPRSRINGNFIDKTSSIVANILLQIIPTTSGEKRAFTYYRDGAIMLAQSEGNYAEALQNYYEATRLEIDPYDRSYILYNIGLIHTSNGEHTKALEYYFRALERNPFLPQAFNNMAVICHYRGEQAILQGDSEIAEAWFDQAAEYWKQAIALTPGNYIEAQNWLKITKRFEFE from the exons ATGCCTAGATCCCGTATAAATGGAAATTTCATTGATAAGACCTCCTCGATTGTAGCCAATATTTTATTGCAAATAATTCCGACAACCTCCGGGGAAAAAAGGGCATTTACTTATTATAGAGATGGTGCGATT ATGTTGGCTCAATCCGAAGGAAATTATGCAGAAGCTTTGCAGAATTATTATGAAGCTACGCGACTAGAAATTGATCCCTATGATCGAAGTTATATACTATATAACATAGGCCTTATACACACAAGCAATGGAGAGCATACAAAGGCTTTGGAATATTATTTCCGGGCGCTAGAACGAAACCCCTTCTTACCGCAAGCTTTTAATAATATGGCCGTGATCTGTCATTAC CGAGGAGAACAGGCCATTCTACAGGGCGATTCGGAAATTGCGGAAGCTTGGTTTGATCAAGCTGCTGAGTATTGGAAACAAGCTATAGCGCTTACTCCGGGAAATTATATTGAAGCACAGAACTGGTTGAAGATTACGAAGCGCTTTGAATTTGAATAA
- the psaA gene encoding photosystem I P700 apoprotein A1 has protein sequence MIIRSPEPEVKIVVDRDPVKTSFEEWARPGHFSRTIAKGPDTTTWIWNLHADAHDFDSHTGDLEEISRKVFSAHFGQLSIIFLWLSGMYFHGARFSNYEAWLSDPTHIGPSAQVVWPIVGQEILNGDVGGGFRGIQITSGFFQIWRASGITSELQLYCTAIGALIFASLMLFAGWFHYHKAAPKLAWFQDVESMLNHHLAGLLGLGSLSWAGHQIHVSLPINQFLDAGVDPKEIPLPHEFILNRDLLAQLYPSFAEGATPFFTLNWSKYAEFLSFRGGLDPITGGLWLSDIAHHHLAIAILFLIAGHMYRTNWGIGHGLKDILEAHKGPFTGQGHKGLYEILTTSWHAQLSLNLAMLGSTTIVVAHHMYSMPPYPYLATDYGTQLSLFTHHMWIGGFLIVGAAAHAAIFMVRDYDPTTRYNDLLDRVLRHRDAIISHLNWVCIFLGFHSFGLYIHNDTMSALGRPQDMFSDTAIQLQPIFAQWIQNIHAGAPGVTAPGATTSTSLTWGGGELVAVGGKVALLPIPLGTADFLVHHIHAFTIHVTVLILLKGVLFARSSRLIPDKANLGFRFPCDGPGRGGTCQVSAWDHVFLGLFWMYNSISVVIFHFSWKMQSDVWGTISDQGIVTHITGGNFAQSSITINGWLRDFLWAQASQVIQSYGSSLSAYGLFFLGAHFVWAFSLMFLFSGRGYWQELIESIVWAHNKLKVAPATQPRALSIIQGRAVGVTHYLLGGIATTWAFFLARIIAVG, from the coding sequence ATGATTATTCGTTCGCCGGAACCAGAAGTTAAAATTGTTGTGGATAGGGATCCTGTAAAAACATCTTTTGAGGAATGGGCCAGACCTGGGCATTTCTCAAGAACAATAGCTAAGGGTCCCGATACTACCACTTGGATCTGGAACCTACATGCTGATGCTCACGATTTCGATAGTCATACCGGTGATTTGGAGGAGATCTCCCGAAAAGTCTTTAGTGCTCATTTCGGTCAACTCTCCATTATCTTTCTTTGGTTGAGTGGCATGTACTTCCACGGTGCCCGTTTTTCCAATTATGAAGCATGGCTAAGCGATCCTACTCACATTGGACCCAGTGCTCAGGTAGTTTGGCCAATAGTAGGGCAAGAAATTTTGAATGGTGATGTAGGCGGGGGTTTCCGAGGAATCCAAATAACCTCTGGGTTTTTTCAGATTTGGCGAGCATCCGGAATAACTAGTGAATTACAACTCTATTGTACCGCAATCGGTGCATTGATTTTTGCATCGTTAATGCTTTTTGCTGGTTGGTTCCATTATCACAAAGCTGCTCCCAAATTGGCCTGGTTCCAAGATGTAGAATCCATGTTGAATCACCACTTAGCGGGGTTATTAGGACTTGGGTCTCTTTCTTGGGCGGGACACCAAATCCATGTATCTTTACCGATTAACCAATTTCTCGACGCTGGGGTTGATCCTAAAGAGATACCACTTCCTCATGAATTTATCTTGAATCGCGATCTTTTGGCTCAACTTTATCCTAGTTTTGCCGAAGGAGCAACCCCCTTTTTCACCTTGAATTGGTCCAAATATGCAGAATTTCTTAGTTTTCGCGGAGGACTAGATCCAATAACTGGTGGTCTATGGTTGAGCGATATTGCACACCATCATTTAGCTATTGCTATTCTTTTCCTGATCGCTGGTCATATGTATAGGACTAACTGGGGTATTGGTCATGGACTTAAAGATATTTTGGAGGCTCATAAGGGCCCATTTACAGGACAAGGCCATAAGGGTCTCTATGAAATCCTAACAACGTCATGGCATGCTCAATTATCTCTTAACCTAGCTATGCTAGGCTCTACAACTATTGTTGTAGCTCATCATATGTACTCTATGCCCCCCTATCCATACCTAGCTACTGACTATGGTACACAACTTTCCTTGTTCACACACCACATGTGGATTGGCGGATTTCTAATAGTCGGTGCTGCTGCACATGCAGCCATTTTTATGGTAAGAGACTATGATCCAACTACTCGATACAACGATCTATTAGATCGCGTCCTTAGACACCGCGATGCAATCATATCCCACCTTAACTGGGTATGTATATTTCTAGGTTTTCACAGTTTTGGCTTGTACATTCATAATGATACCATGAGTGCTTTAGGCCGTCCCCAAGATATGTTTTCGGATACCGCCATACAATTACAACCCATCTTTGCTCAATGGATACAAAATATCCATGCTGGCGCGCCTGGCGTAACAGCTCCTGGTGCAACAACAAGTACCAGCTTAACGTGGGGAGGCGGCGAGTTAGTAGCTGTAGGCGGCAAAGTCGCTTTGTTACCTATTCCATTAGGAACCGCAGATTTTTTAGTCCATCACATTCACGCATTTACCATCCATGTGACTGTATTAATACTTTTGAAAGGCGTTTTATTTGCTCGCAGTTCCCGTCTGATACCTGATAAAGCAAATCTAGGCTTTCGCTTCCCTTGCGACGGGCCTGGGCGAGGGGGAACATGTCAAGTATCCGCCTGGGATCATGTTTTCTTAGGTCTATTCTGGATGTATAATTCGATTTCGGTAGTTATTTTCCATTTCAGTTGGAAAATGCAGTCGGATGTTTGGGGTACTATAAGTGATCAAGGGATAGTAACTCATATCACAGGGGGAAACTTTGCACAGAGTTCCATTACGATTAATGGTTGGCTTCGAGATTTCTTGTGGGCACAGGCATCCCAAGTAATTCAGTCTTATGGTTCTTCATTATCTGCATATGGTCTTTTTTTCTTAGGCGCTCATTTTGTCTGGGCTTTCAGTTTAATGTTTTTATTCAGCGGCCGTGGTTATTGGCAAGAACTCATTGAGTCTATCGTTTGGGCTCATAACAAATTAAAAGTTGCTCCTGCTACTCAGCCTAGAGCCTTGAGCATTATACAAGGACGTGCTGTAGGAGTAACCCATTACCTTCTGGGTGGAATTGCCACAACATGGGCATTCTTCTTAGCGAGAATTATTGCAGTAGGATAG